TCGATGAAGCTCGCCATGACCCCGGCACGGGAGGCATCGAGGACGTGTACGCAGCGATCGCGGTCACCGCGGTAGGGAGTGAGGTCCGTGACGGTCACGGGCGCCGCGCTGCCCGACTCGCTGGCGTTGGTCGCGGTGACCGTGTGCCGACCCCGGCCGAGCCCTTCGGAGGACCACACCCTGCGCTCACCGGTGCTGCGCGGGATCGGCTCCTCCGCGTCCGTGGCGCTGGGTGCCGTCGACCTCGTCGCCGTCGGGATGGCCAGGGCCGGGGTGGGAGCGACGCCGTCGATCTCGACGCGCAGGGTCCCGCCGTCGGGGCGGGTGCGGTAACCGACGTCGACGGAACGGGCATCGACCTGCCAGGTGATGCTGGCGCCGGGGCCGAGCTGGAGGGCGCGGCCGCCCGGCCCGACATCCGTCAGCGGCGTGACCTCACCCCGGGTCACCGGGTCGGGCAGGCTGTCGGCGCGGTATTCGGCGGGCACGACGGACGAGGTGCCGTGGTACCCGGCGGACCGCGTCGGGCAGTCCGGCGTCCCGACCCGCTCCCGCAGGCCCCGCTGCAGTCGGTCGACCCAGCGGTTGTCCATCTGGTCCGTCACGCCCGTGCCCTCGCTGACCGAGTCACCGAGCACGACGATGTTCGCAGCGTCCTCGCCGGCCCTCTGCACGGCCTGCGTCCACGGGTCGAGGACGGGGTAACCGTCGAAGGTGCGGGTCGAGGTGGGCTGCGGGCCGGTGGGTGCGCAGCCGGCCACCCCCAGCAGGGCGAGGCCGACGGCGGCAGCCCAGGCTGCCTTCCAGCGGGTCCGTGTCGACACCGTGCCATGGTGCCTGACGCATACTTGCGGGCATGACGAGCACACCGGGACCCGGCACTGGCCCCGGGACGCAGACGCTGGACGTCGGCGTCGGGGACGCGACCCTGGCCAGCGCGGACATGGTGCTGAACATCGGTCCGCAGCATCCCGCGACCCACGGCGTCCTACGGCTGCGGGTGGTCCTCGACGGCGAGCGGGTCATCTCGGCCGACCCGATCGTCGGGTACATGCACCGCGGGGCGGAGAAACTCTTCGAGGTCCGCGACTACCGGCAGATCACGATGCTGGCCAACCGCCACGACTGGCTCTCGGCCTTCGGCAACGAACTCGGGGTCGTCCTCGGGGTCGAGGCGATGCTCGGCATGGAGGTCCCGGAGCGTGCGACGTGGGCGCGCACCCTTCTGGCGGAGCTGAACCGCGTGCTCAATCACCTGATGTTCCTGGGGTCGTACCCGCTCGAGCTCGGTGCGATCACGCCGATCTTCTACTCCTTCCGGGAGCGCGAGGACATCCAGGCGGTCATGGAGGAGATCTCCGGCGGCCGGATGCACTTCATGTTCAACCGGGTCGGCGGCCTCAAGGAGGACCTGCCGGCGGGGTGGTTGGACCGCGTTGCGCGAGCCGTGGCGGACGTGCGCGCCCGGATGCCACAGCTGGAGGCGCTGATCATCGGCAACGAGATCCTCGAGGCGAGGACGAAGGGGGTCGGTCCCCTCTCCCACGACCTCGCCTGTGCCTACGGCGTCTCCGGGCCGATCGCCCGGGCCTCGGGGGTCGATGTGGACCTGCGTCGTGATGACCCGTACCTCGCGTACGGGGAACTCTTCGGCGAAGGGGGGCCCGGCCGGGTCGTCACCCGCACCGCCGGCGACAGCCTGGCGCGGCTGGAGGTGCTGCTGGAGCAGACGCACGTCAGCCTCGACCTCGCCGACGCGTGCGTGGAGCGGATGCGCTCCTTGGAGCGTGGTCCGGTCAACCAGCGCCTGCCCAAGGTCCTCAAGGTGCCCGAGGGTGACCGGTACACCGCGACGGAGAACCCGCTGGGCTTCAACGGCTACCACCTGGTCTCACGTGGGGAGAAGACACCGTGGCGGCTGAAGCTGCGGTCCGCGTCCTTCGGCAACGTCCAGGTGCTCTCGCAGGTGCTGCCCGGGTGTCTCGTGTCCGACCTCGTCGCGGTCCTGGGATCGATGTTCTTCGTGGTGGGGGACATCGACAAGTAGGACACCCTCGGACCGTGGCCCATGTCACTTCGGCAGAGCCAGGACGGGTCCGGGGATCTCTTGAGAACTCGTTCAACCCTCGGTACCTTTCCTTGTGGTACTTACCGACCGGTAGGCAACCAGGACTGAACCACAAGGGGAGTCACACACATGGCCAAGCGCCTCACATCCCGCCTGTCCGCGGGCGCCGCCCTCGTCACGGGCCTCGGCATGATGGGCATCGCCACCGCCGTCCCGGCCCAGGCCGCGATCGCCAGCGACCTCGAGTACTCGTGCGAGTTGACGAACGAGGGTCTAGCCAAGGAATTCACCGACCCGTGGAAGGTCAACCTGTCCGTCGACGCGCCCGATCAGGTTGACCCGAGCGCCGCGATCGACGCACCGGAGATCGTCGCCACGGTCGTGCCCGGCGCGGACGCCGCGGCGCAGCTGCGCAGCCTCAACGTCATGACCCTCGAGGGCACCTCCACCGCCAACTACACCTTCGGTGAGCAGGAGCGGGAGGTCGAGCTGACCATTCCGACGTCAGATGTCCCGGCCGAGGGTGACATCACGAACGTCGCCACCGGCACGGGTCAGGCCGAGACCGCCCCCGACGCAGACGGCACGATCGACATCACCGCCGGCGACTTCACTGCGGATCTGACCACCGACACCGGCTTCGTCCTCAACATCAGCTGCACTGCCCCACAGGACGCCACGGTCGGCAGCATCATCGTCGGCGCCGGCGACGGCGACGGCCAGGGCGGCGGAAACGGCGACGGCGACGGCGACGGCCAGGACGGCACCGACGGCCAGGACGGCCAGGACGGCCAGGACGGCCAGGACGGCACCGACGGCCAAGACGGCACCGACGGCCAAGACGGCACCGACGGCCAAGACGGCACGGACGGCACCGACGGGCAAGACGGCCAGGACGCCGGCTCTCCCGAGGTCCCGGCGGTCGTCCAGACTGACGGTCTGACCCCGGCGATGACCTCGCAGGAGGACAACACGGCCGCGCTCGCGCTCGGCGGCATGCTCCTCGCGGGCGCTGGCGCCGGCACCGTGCTGGTCGCGCGTCGCCGCGGGCAGCAGCACTGAGCAGTACGCCACCGACCTCGCGTCGGTGAGTGTGGCGACGGGCCGCCGACCACAGGGTCGGCGGCCCGTCGCCATGGTGCAGACGACCTCGACACGTGGGTCACGAACCCGTCGGCGCCTGGTCACCAACACATGACGATCCGGTCCTGACCCGGGCCCCGCGTTGAGCGTGACCCAACTCACCGGTACCTTCCTCTCAGGGCATCCGCGACCAGCGGGTGCTGTCGACGACTGGGGAGATTGACCATGGCTGCACGCCTGAAGACCCGCCTTTCGGCGGGTGCCGCACTCGTCACCGGCATCGGCCTGATGGGCGTCGCCACCGCCCTGCCGGCGCAGGCGGAGACGACCGTCAGCTACACGTGCACGGTTCCCGGCCCCGAGGTCCCGACGTCCGAGGACATCACCGTCACCTTCGATACCAACGCACCAGCGACCGTGGCACCCGGCAACACGTTGAGCGTCGACTCCGTCACCGGTGCCGCGACGATCCCGCTGCTGGGCGCCTCCACCCCGTCCGAGGGGGCCGAGGTCACGGTTCCCGTCACCGCGCCGGTGCGCACCGGCGGCACGACGATCGGCACCGTCGACACCACTCTCACCTCCGAGGGGTTCACCGTGGGTGAGAGCGAGGTGCAGGTCTCCATGGCGAGCCACGAGGCACGGTCCATCGTCGTTCCCGTCGAAGCTGCCGGTCAGACCTTCGAGGTCCTGGTGCCGGAATCCTTCGAGGCCACGCTTAGCGGCTTCAGCCAAGGGGGACCGGTCACTGTGCCGTGCAGCACTGACGAGACGGACAAGGTCATCGACACGGTCACCGTCACCTCCCCGGAGATGGCCGAGGAGCCCGATGACGCCGAGGACACCGCCGAGATCCACGATCCGGCCGACGCGCAGCCGCCCGCCGGAGACGTCCCCGCTGATCAGCCGACGGTCCCCCAGGTCGTCCAGACCGACGGCCTGACCCCGCAGATGCTGCGCCAGCAGGACAACACCCTCGGGTACGCCCTGGGTGGTCTGCTCCTCGCCGGAGCCGGCGCCGGGACGGTCCTCGTGGTCCGTCGCCGGTCCACCCAGCACTGAGGTCGTCCGACACCATCACGGCACGGGCCGTCGGCACCGGGAGCGTCCCGGCACCGGCGGCCCGTAGCCTTGCCCCGGGGGGAACTCCACGACGAGGACACACGTTCTCCCACGTGATGTTGAAGTGAGCAGGAGGAGTACGTGACGACACCACCCACGCGTGGCGAGAAGCGCCGTGAGGGCAAGCGCTACCGTCGCACGACTGCGATCATGGCGGCCTGTGCGGCGCTCCTCGTCGGCGCGGGCGCCGTGGGCATCTGGTGGGCGCAGCGCGACGAGCCGGCGATGAACGTCGACGTGGACGCCTACGTGCCACCGAGCGAGATCATGCCGTCCCCGCAGAATCCATCTCCACCGACGAGCGAGTCGACCACGAAGACGAAGCCGGCGGAGACCTCCACCTCGACGAAGTCCGCCACGCAGGGCAACGTCGTCCAGGGCGCTCCCGACGGCAACCCCACCCGGGTCCAGGTGACCTCCGGGGGCCGATCCATCGTCGACGCCTCACTCCAGGCCACGAAGCTCGACTCCGAGAACGTCCTGGCGCCCCCCTTCGGCACGGCCGGTTGGTATGCGGAGCCGGGCTGGCCCAAGCCGGGGTTCCAGGGTGCGAGCATCCTCGTCGGCCACATCAACCACGGCAGCAACCCGGACGTCTTCTGGAACCTGCCCCGGGTCGACCTCGGTGACGTCGTCACGGTCACCTACAGCTCCGGCGAGCAGGTGACCTTCGAGATCACCCGGTCCGAGCCGGCGACCAAGGACGGCGTCCCCCGGGACGACTCGATCTGGGACTACGACAACCCCGAGCCGGTGCTGCGCCTGATCACCTGTGATCCGCAGACGTCCTTCAGCAACGGGCACTACGACGGCAACTGGGTCGTCTGGGCGAAGAGGCTCTCGGCCTGAGTGGGTCGGCTTGAAGCCGGCCCACCATGGTCTGACGGCCTCAGCCCACCCCCTTCGCACGCCGAATCGGGTCCTGTCCGCACTGATCTGGTGCCGGACCGGCCGGGGGGCACCGGCTGGTCCCATGCGGTTTCGCCTGGGCGAGTGGCGCATCTGGCCGTCAGGCAGGTGTCCGGCCCTGGTGGACGGTGGTCGGTAGTCCGGCCAGACGGAACAGGTGGGGCTCGAACCAGCCGATGACGTCGTCAATGCGGCCATCGGCAGTGACGTGGAGTGCCTGCAGCTGGAAGGCCTCCCACTCCCGTCCCTTGCGCAGATACATGCCCACGGCAGGGCCGCTGTTGAGGCGTGCCCTGAGGAAACGCAGGTCGCCGGCCTGCGTGGCGGGGCAGTGAGTCCAGGAGAGCTCGGCGGCGGCGCGTGCACCGAAGTACCACTGGTCGAACGGCGGCATCTGCCACGTCACGTCGTCAGCGAGGATGTCGACGACGGCGTCGAAGTCGTGTCGTTCGAACGCCTCGACGAACGCCTCGACCGCGTCGTCCACGGTCGCGTCGCCGGTGACGGGGTCGGGAAGCCCGCTGCCGACCGTGGCCCGACTCCGCTGGAGTGCGGAATTCACCGCAGCGCTGGTGGTCTCCAGGGTCTCGGCGAGTTCCTCCGTGCTGAGTCCGAGCACCTCTCGCAGCAGCAGCGTGGCGCGTTGGTTGGGTGGGAGATTCTGCAGCGCCGCGGTCCATGCGAGCGTGACGTTCTCCCGAGCGAGCAACCTCTCCTCGGGCGTGGGACTGGCGCTGTGCCACAGCACCGCGTCAGGCAGCGGTTCCAGCCAAGGCACGTCCTGTCGGGGGTTGATCGGCCCCTTGGGGTCGCCGGGCGGACCGCCCAGACCGGTGGGGAGCACCCGCTTCGCAGACGACGACAGCGCGGACAGGCACGCGTTGGTGGCGATGCGATACATCCAGGTCCGAACCGAGGAGCGGCCGTCGAAGTCGTGGAACGCCCGCCAGGCGCGCAGGTATGTCTCCTGGACCTGGTCCTCGGCGTCGACGGCCGAACCCATCATCCGGTAGCAGTGCGCAACCAACTCGGGGCGCAGCGACGCGGTCGCCCCCTCGAAGTCGATGCTCACGAGATCCTCCTCAGGCGAAGGTGCCGGCGGCGCGCGCCTTGTCGACGTCCATCCACATGATCTCCCAGATGTGATCGTCGAGATCAGCGTAGGAGCGGCCGTACATGAAGTCCCCGAACTCGTCGGTACGTACATCACGCCCACCAGCCTCGAGGGCGCGATCGACCAGGTCGTCGACATCCTCGCGACTGTCGGCCGACAGACACGTCAGCACCTCATGGCGGCCCCGGCCGGCGACCCGGGCGTCGTGGAACGTGGCGAAGAACTCGGTCTGCAGCAGCATCGCGTAGTGATTCGGACCGAGCTCGAGGGCCAACGCGCCCTCGTTGCACATCTCCTCGTTGAACCCGTATCCCAGCGCGGTGAAGAAGTCACGGCTGCGCTGCGGGTCCGCCACCGGCAGGTTGACGAAAATCATCTGGTGGACGCGCGTTCCGACCGTGGTGTCCGACATGGTGGTCTGCTTGGCCATGCTGCTCTCCTCGAACGAAGGGGCACCCCGTCGGCACCCTGTCCAGTATCGACCCACCGGACGACCCGAAATCATCGCTCGACCCGGGACGATTTCCTCGATCGTCGACGATGACCAGTTGGCGGTCGGCACACGACGACTCATCCCCCGTCCGCTCATCCACTGCTGCCGCGCGGGACCGCACCTCGGCACGGGGATCCGGAGACGGGACGATCGTGCTCCCGGGCGAGGGGTCCAGCGGTCGTCGTGGGGTCCGCCGACCGGCAGGCTCGATCGGCCGAGTCGGGGCTCATGGTGGCGGATGGCTTGCAGGGTCCGCCACGCCAGGGACAGCCAGCAGCCCACCGCGACGGCCGCGAAGGCGGCCGGGACCCAGTGGTGGAGGAGAAGTGAGGCCGCCACGGCGCAGGAGAAGGCTGTCAGGTTCGCCACCACGTCGTAGATCGGAGCCACGAAACGTCGGTTCAGGACATGGATGCCGGCCACCGTCAGGCCGCATGCAAAGGTCACGGAGAGGAGGAAGCTCACCACAACGGCCAGTATCCTCCGCCGAGCACCGCAGACCCTCGGGCAGTCGACCTCGTGGATCGACGCCGGGCCCGGGCGTCAGGCGGCGCCGCCGTCCTCGCCCTCGTCGTCGTCGCGGTCGATCCGGCACCAGGACTGCACGAGCAGACCCGCGACGGCCATGAGCAGGCCGCCCAGCGCCGCCAGGCCGTGCTGGAGAGCCAGGACGCCCCGACCACCGAAGTCGTGGTCCGGCAGCAGGGCAAGCGCCTGCCCGAGGTAGAACCCGCCGGTGATCGCGCCGGTGAGGGCGCTGGCCTGGGCCAGACCGAGCAGGCGGGCTGCGACGACGGGCTCGACGTGGGTGCGGCCGCGCCGCATCCGCCACATCCGCGAGCCGGCCACGACGACCACGACCGCCATACCCACGAGCAGGACGCCGGCCACCCAACCGACGCGCAGCCCTGAGTGACCACCGGTGAGCCACCAGCGGCCGAAGCCCCAGCTGAGGACCATCACGGCGACGGTGACGAACGCCGTCGTCGAGATCTTCAGGCCGGTCCTCAGCACAGGCCGGCCTCGCCGTCGCGCAGGTCGCAGGTGTCGACGTCCGCGAGCAGCTCGTTCACGGCGACGACCGAGCCGCCGACACGCAGGACCGCCTGCGGGTCGATCCGGGCCCACGGGGCGAGCACGAAACCGCGCTCGTGCGCCCGTGGATGCGGCAGCGTCAGGTGCGGGTCGTCGCTGACGACGTCGGTCCCGGTCGCGGGGTCGCCGTACTGGATGAGGTCCAGGTCGAGGCTGCGTGCCCCCCAGCGCACCTCGCGCACCCGGCCGTGACGTGCCTCGACGGCGTGCAGCCGTGCGATCAGCACGGTCGGGCGCAGCGCCGTCGTGGCCAGCAGGACGGTGTTGGTGTAGCGCGGCTGGTCGGGACCGCCGACCGGGTCCGTCGTGACGAAGGGAGCTCGACGCACCTCGTCGAGATCACCGACGAGGTCGTCGATCGCGGCGTCGAGACGCCGCTCGGGGTCCCCGAGGTTGGCGCCCAGGGCGATCACCACGGGAACGGACCGACGGCGCTCGATGGTCACCGCGACGTCGCCGAAGGCCACCCCGACGGGTGCCTGGGGCTTGTGGACGGTCACCTCGACGGTCTGCACGTCCGCACGTGCGAGGGCATCCTCGGCGATCCGCTCGGCGAGCGACTCGATGAGGTCGAGCGAGGGCCCCTCGATCCGGGCGACGACGTCGGCACCGACCTCGGCGTAGTTGATCGTGCGGGCCAGGTCGTCGGTGGCCCCGGCGGGCGCCAGGTCGAGGTGCAGGACGACGTCGACGACGAACTCCTGACCGTCGCGCTTCTCCCGGGCCAGCACCCCGTGGTGACCGTGGGCACGCACGCCCAGCAGGCTGATCCGGTCAGCCACGCTCCGGCCCTCCGGCAGTTCGCAACTGCTTGGGCTCTTGCGACGGGTGGGGGGCGAGTCCGGCGGGCAGCTCACCCATCGCCGTGGTCACGTCGATCGCGTCGACCGTGGCGGTGACGTCGTGGACACGGACGCTCCACACCCCTGCTCGTGCGGCTCGGGCACTGGTGGTGGCCGTCGCCACCGCCCGGGCGTCGAGCGGGCGCTCGTCGCCCTCCCTTCGCCCCACCCTGCCCAGGAATCCCTTGCGGGAGGTCCCGAGCAGGACCGGGTGGCCGAGGCCGACGACCTCCTCCAGGCCCGCGAGGAGCTCCCAGTTGTGCTCGGCGGTCTTGCTGAAGCCGATGCCCGGATCGAGGACCAGCTGGTCGGCAGTGGCACCGGCCCCGCGGAGCGCGCCGACGCGCTCTCGCAGTTCGGCACACACCTCGGCGACGACGTCGTCGTAGACGGCCTTCGACTGCATGTCGTGCGAGTGCCCGCGCCAGTGCATCACGACGAAGGGGACACCGCTCTCGGCGACGAGGGCCGGCATCTGCGGGTCGGCCAGTCCCCCGCTCACGTCGTTGATGATGGCGCCGCCCGCCTCGAGGGCGGCGCGCGCCACGTCGGCACGCATGGTGTCCACGGAGACGACGACGCCCTCCTTCGCGAGGGCAGCGACGACGGGCACGACCCGGCGACGCTCCTCCTGAGCCGAGGGACGCTCGGCGCCGGGGCGGGTGGACTCACCGCCGACGTCGACGACGCCGGCACCGGCAGCGACGAGCTCACGGCCGTGGTCGACCGCCGCCCCGGTCTCGATCCACCGGCCGCCGTCGCTGAAGGAGTCGGGCGTGACGTTGACGACGCCCATGACCACCGGTCCGGGCCGGGTCGCCCGGCCCGCGAGGTGCTCGATGACGGCGTGGGTCACCGGGCGGCCCCGGACATCAGCGCCATGGCCTCGGCGCGCGTGGTCGCGTCCCGCAGCTGGCCCCGCACGGCGGAGGTGATGGTCTTGGCACCCGGCTTGCGCACGCCACGCATCGACATGCACAGGTGCTCCGCCTCGACCACGACGATCGCCCCGGCGACGTCGAGGTGCTCGACGAGTGCATCGGCGATCTGGCTGGTCAGGCGCTCCTGCACCTGCGGGCGCCTGGCGAACATGTCGACGAGGCGAGCGAGCTTCGACAAGCCGGTGACCTTGCCGGTCTTGCCGGGCAGGTAGCCCAGGTGCGCGACCCCGTGGAAGGGCACGAGGTGGTGCTCACAGGTGGAGTACAGCTCGATGTCGCGCACGATCACCAGCTCGTCGTGGTCGATGTCGAAGGTCGTCGCGAGCAGTTCCGCGGGGTCCGCGTGCAGCCCGGCGAAGACCTCCTGGTACGAGCGGGCGACGCGCGCGGGGGTCTCGGTGAGCCCGTCGCGGTCGGGGTCCTCCCCGACCGCGAGCAGGATCTCGCGCACGGCCGCCTCGATGCGAGCCCGATCGACGTCGCCGGCCATGGGTCAGGCGTGTCCGTCGCCGTCGACGGGCTCATTGGGGGGGACCTCGCGGACCTCGCTCGGCGGGTTCTCCTGCGGGTAGGTCGCGCCCTCCTCCGCGGCCCGGTCGATCTGCTCGGTGACCGTGGGCTCGTGCTGTCCCCCGGGGGCCGTCGGCGGTGGGGTCTGCGCCTGCTGCTGGGCGGCCTGCTCGCGCTGCTGCCGCGCGGTCTCCTCGGCCGGGGTGAGGACGGGGGGGATCTGCGAGATCGGGCGGTCCTCACTGCTCAGCCACGTCGGGCGGACCGGACGACGCTGGACGTCGGCGAAGATCACCGCGAGCTCCTTGGTGTTGAGCGTCTCGTGCTCGAGCAGCTCGAGGACCAGACGGTCGAGGACGTCGCGGTTGTCGTTGAGGGCGTACCAGGCCTCGTCGTGGGCCTCCTCGATGAAGCGGCGCACCTCCCGGTCGACCACGCCCGCGAGGTCCTCGGAGTAGTCGCGCTGGTGACCCATGTCCCGACCGAGGAAGGGCTCGCCCTGCGACTGGCCGAGCTTGACCGCGCCGATCTTCTCGCTCATGCCGTACTCGGTGACCATCTTGCGGGCCATCGACGTGGCCTTCTCGATGTCGTTGGCCGCGCCGGTGGAGGGGTCGTGGAAGATGATCTCCTCCGCGACACGACCGCCGAGCGCGTAGGCCAGCTGGTCGAGGATCTCGTTGCGCGTGGTCGAGTACTTGTCATCGGTCGGCATGACCATCGTGTAGCCGAGCGCACGACCACGCGGCAGGATCGTGATCTTGGTGACCGGGTCGGTGTGGTTCATCGCCGCGGCGACGAGCGCGTGCCCACCCTCGTGGTACGCGGTGATCTTGCGCTCCTGGGCGCTCATGATCCGGGTGCGCTTCTGCGGTCCGGCGATGACCCTGTCGATGGCCTCGTCGAGGATCGAGTCGTCGATGAACTGCTTGTCCAGGCGGGCGGTGAGCAGCGCCGCCTCGTTGAGCACGTTCGCCAGGTCCGCACCGGTCATGCCGGGAGTGCGGCGGGCGACCGCGAGCAGGTCGACCCCGGGAGCCATGGGCTTGCCCGCGGCGTGCACCTCGAGGATGCGGTGACGGCCGATCATGTCGGGGTTCTCGACGGCGATCTGCCGGTCGAAGCGGCCGGGGCGCAGCAGGGCCGGGTCGAGGATGTCGGGGCGGTTGGTCGCGGCGATGAGGATGACGTTGGTCTTGACGTCGAATCCGTCCATCTCGACGAGCAGCTGGTTGAGCGTCTGCTCGCGCTCGTCGTGGCCGCCGCCCATGCCGGCCCCGCGGTGGCGTCCGACGGCGTCGATCTCGTCGACGAAGACGATCGCCGGCGCGTTGGTCTTGGCCTGCTCGAAGAGGTCGCGCACACGGGAGGCACCGACACCGACGAACATCTCGACGAAGTCCGAGCCGGAGATGGAGAAGAAGGGCACTCCGGCCTCACCGGCGACGGCCCGTGCCAGCAGGGTCTTACCGGTTCCGGGAGCTCCGTACAGCAGGACGCCCTTGGGGATCTTGGCGCCGACCGCGAGGAACTTGCTCGGCTCGCGCAGGAAGTCGACGATCTCGTGCAGCTCCTCGACCGCCTCGTCCGCGCCGGCCACATCGGTGAAGGTCACCGTGGGGGTGTCCTTCGTCGCCAGCTTCGCCTTGGACTTGCCGAACTTCATCACCTGGGAGCCGCCGCCCTGGGCGCGGCTGAGGATGAACCAGAAGAGGGCGACGAGCAGGATCAGCGGCAGGATCGAGAGCAGGATGTTGCTCCACACGCTGGGCCGCTCGACCGTGTCGTTCTGCACGCCGTCGACGTTCTTCTCGACGATCGTGAGCATCTGGTCGGCGCGGGCGTCGATGAACTCGGTCTCGACCTTGTTCGCGTCCTCGACCCCGTCACCGTCGGAGTAGGTCTCGCCCTTCTTCAGCTCCAGCTGCAGGACGTTGTCCGTGGTGAAGTGGGCGTTCTCGACCTTCTTGTCGGTGATCAGCGTCTCGGCGGCCGAGGTGTCGACCCGGGCGTACTCCTCGTCGCCCTGGGTGAGGAACATCAGCCCGAAGACCGTGATCAGCAGCAGCGCCCAGAAGGCTGGGGAGCGGAAAAACTTCGTGGCGTTCATACGGGTACGGGGCTTCCCGGACTTCCTGACTCGACGACGTGGCAGCCTCCGGACAACCCGGGGCGAACAGAACGAAACTACCTGAACGCGGGTCGACCACGGCTATGAGGCCAACGAGCATCCTGTCACGGGTGTTCCCGCTCCCGGCAATTCACGCCCTCGGCAACTCACCCGTCGGTGGCGCCGGCATCAGCCGGTGGGCCGGTCAGCAGTAGACGTGGGGCGCGAGCGTCGCGACGTCGCGCAGGTTGCGGTAGCCCTCGGCGTAGTCGAGGCCGTAGCCGACGACGAACTCGTTGGCGATGTCGAAGCCGACCCAGCGGGTGTCGATCTCGACCTTGGCGGCGTCGGGCTTGCGCAACAGGGTGAGGATCTCGACGGAGGCCGGCGAGCGGGACTCGAGGTTGGCCCGGATCCACGACAGGGTCAGGCCGGAGTCGATGATGTCCTCGACGATGAGCACGTGCCGGTCGGTGATGTCCGCGTCGAGGTCCTTGAGGATGCGCACGACGCCGGAGGACTTGGTACCGGAGCCGTAGGAGCTGACCGCCATCCAGTCCATCGGGGCGGAGCCGGGCAGGTGCCTCATGAAGTCGGCCATCACCATGACGGCTCCCTTGAGGACACCGACGAGCAGCACGTCCTTGCCCTCGTAGTGCTCCCAGACCTCGGTGGCCAGCTCGGCCAGCCGCGTCTGGATCTGCTCCTCGGTGATGAGCACCTCGACGAGGTCATCCTGGATGTGAGTGGTGTCCACGGCTCTCCTTGGGGTCGGCGCTAGTCATTGTCCACCAGCTGCGGGGGCCAGGTGCACGCGCCCGTCGGCCCGGCTCGCGCGCAGGTCGCCGGGCAGGTGCAGCGGCCCCTGCCCGTGCCAGTCGGTGACGAGCCGGTCGCAGGCGGCGACGTGACCGGCGGTGAGCGCCCCGGCGGGCGCGCCGGCAGCCAGGAGCAGTCGGCGCCAGACCCGGGAGCGAAGGGCGGGTGCCAGGTCCGCGAGCTCGGTCACCGCGACACCCTCCGGGCCCTGGTCGGGCACCGCGTCGTCGGCGAGCGCGTCGAGGAGGTCGGCGTCGTCGCGCAGCAGGTCCGCGGTGCGGGTGAGCGCCTCACCGATCCCCGGCCCGAGGGCGCTCTCCAGCTCGGCCAGCGCGGTGCGGGCCCGCACCCGGGCGAAGGCCGCGTCGTCGTTCATCGGGTCGGTCCACGGCG
The DNA window shown above is from Janibacter sp. A1S7 and carries:
- a CDS encoding VOC family protein; translated protein: MAKQTTMSDTTVGTRVHQMIFVNLPVADPQRSRDFFTALGYGFNEEMCNEGALALELGPNHYAMLLQTEFFATFHDARVAGRGRHEVLTCLSADSREDVDDLVDRALEAGGRDVRTDEFGDFMYGRSYADLDDHIWEIMWMDVDKARAAGTFA
- a CDS encoding class F sortase, coding for MTTPPTRGEKRREGKRYRRTTAIMAACAALLVGAGAVGIWWAQRDEPAMNVDVDAYVPPSEIMPSPQNPSPPTSESTTKTKPAETSTSTKSATQGNVVQGAPDGNPTRVQVTSGGRSIVDASLQATKLDSENVLAPPFGTAGWYAEPGWPKPGFQGASILVGHINHGSNPDVFWNLPRVDLGDVVTVTYSSGEQVTFEITRSEPATKDGVPRDDSIWDYDNPEPVLRLITCDPQTSFSNGHYDGNWVVWAKRLSA
- a CDS encoding DUF3180 domain-containing protein, with amino-acid sequence MLRTGLKISTTAFVTVAVMVLSWGFGRWWLTGGHSGLRVGWVAGVLLVGMAVVVVVAGSRMWRMRRGRTHVEPVVAARLLGLAQASALTGAITGGFYLGQALALLPDHDFGGRGVLALQHGLAALGGLLMAVAGLLVQSWCRIDRDDDEGEDGGAA
- a CDS encoding RNA polymerase subunit sigma-70 yields the protein MSIDFEGATASLRPELVAHCYRMMGSAVDAEDQVQETYLRAWRAFHDFDGRSSVRTWMYRIATNACLSALSSSAKRVLPTGLGGPPGDPKGPINPRQDVPWLEPLPDAVLWHSASPTPEERLLARENVTLAWTAALQNLPPNQRATLLLREVLGLSTEELAETLETTSAAVNSALQRSRATVGSGLPDPVTGDATVDDAVEAFVEAFERHDFDAVVDILADDVTWQMPPFDQWYFGARAAAELSWTHCPATQAGDLRFLRARLNSGPAVGMYLRKGREWEAFQLQALHVTADGRIDDVIGWFEPHLFRLAGLPTTVHQGRTPA
- a CDS encoding NADH-quinone oxidoreductase subunit D, translating into MTSTPGPGTGPGTQTLDVGVGDATLASADMVLNIGPQHPATHGVLRLRVVLDGERVISADPIVGYMHRGAEKLFEVRDYRQITMLANRHDWLSAFGNELGVVLGVEAMLGMEVPERATWARTLLAELNRVLNHLMFLGSYPLELGAITPIFYSFREREDIQAVMEEISGGRMHFMFNRVGGLKEDLPAGWLDRVARAVADVRARMPQLEALIIGNEILEARTKGVGPLSHDLACAYGVSGPIARASGVDVDLRRDDPYLAYGELFGEGGPGRVVTRTAGDSLARLEVLLEQTHVSLDLADACVERMRSLERGPVNQRLPKVLKVPEGDRYTATENPLGFNGYHLVSRGEKTPWRLKLRSASFGNVQVLSQVLPGCLVSDLVAVLGSMFFVVGDIDK
- a CDS encoding SGNH/GDSL hydrolase family protein; translated protein: MSTRTRWKAAWAAAVGLALLGVAGCAPTGPQPTSTRTFDGYPVLDPWTQAVQRAGEDAANIVVLGDSVSEGTGVTDQMDNRWVDRLQRGLRERVGTPDCPTRSAGYHGTSSVVPAEYRADSLPDPVTRGEVTPLTDVGPGGRALQLGPGASITWQVDARSVDVGYRTRPDGGTLRVEIDGVAPTPALAIPTATRSTAPSATDAEEPIPRSTGERRVWSSEGLGRGRHTVTATNASESGSAAPVTVTDLTPYRGDRDRCVHVLDASRAGVMASFIERTPTYLADSLSLDPDLLLVPLGFNDALRGVGPAEFGRVLDSLIEQTREQGYEGPVLLVGWFVPDWRDEIPPWSQYLDQMAERTEHEGVSFVDLSAVLPPVATAPDGVYLDRLHPGPRGQVLIAESLLEALAPRSDLEGTNAPRTP
- a CDS encoding DUF6801 domain-containing protein — protein: MAKRLTSRLSAGAALVTGLGMMGIATAVPAQAAIASDLEYSCELTNEGLAKEFTDPWKVNLSVDAPDQVDPSAAIDAPEIVATVVPGADAAAQLRSLNVMTLEGTSTANYTFGEQEREVELTIPTSDVPAEGDITNVATGTGQAETAPDADGTIDITAGDFTADLTTDTGFVLNISCTAPQDATVGSIIVGAGDGDGQGGGNGDGDGDGQDGTDGQDGQDGQDGQDGTDGQDGTDGQDGTDGQDGTDGTDGQDGQDAGSPEVPAVVQTDGLTPAMTSQEDNTAALALGGMLLAGAGAGTVLVARRRGQQH